From Mobula birostris isolate sMobBir1 chromosome 8, sMobBir1.hap1, whole genome shotgun sequence, the proteins below share one genomic window:
- the mrpl57 gene encoding large ribosomal subunit protein mL63, with product MFLTAFLLRKGIPGKQWIGKYRRPRKITWQMKRNVLRRLEIEKETEYWLSRPWMTREQEKGHAKQRRAEQWEAFKTARAATFPAPKYVEDHLNHLNTTKKWGI from the coding sequence ATGTTCCTTACAGCATTTTTGCTTCGAAAAGGAATACCAGGCAAACAATGGATAGGGAAATACAGACGTCCGAGAAAGATAACATGGCAAATGAAGCGCAATGTACTTCGGAGGTTGGAGATTGAAAAGGAGACAGAATACTGGCTCAGCCGCCCTTGGATGACAAGGGAACAAGAAAAAGGTCATGCAAAGCAACGCAGAGCTGAGCAGTGGGAAGCTTTCAAGACTGCCAGAGCTGCAACTTTCCCTGCACCAAAGTACGTTGAAGATCATCTAAACCACTTAAATACAACAAAAAAATGGGGAATTTGA